In Deltaproteobacteria bacterium, the genomic window GTGGTCAACATTCCGTCAACCGTGGTGATGGTCTTGGAGTTGGCCTGGAATCCTTTTTCCGTGGTGATCATCTTCACGAACTCCGTGGCCAGATCCACGTTGGACTGTTCCAGGGAATTGGAAGCGAT contains:
- a CDS encoding flagellar hook protein FlgE, producing the protein IASNSLEQSNVDLATEFVKMITTEKGFQANSKTITTVDGMLTTLIQLKR